The Vidua macroura isolate BioBank_ID:100142 chromosome 11, ASM2450914v1, whole genome shotgun sequence genome includes a region encoding these proteins:
- the PDP2 gene encoding pyruvate dehydrogenase [acetyl-transferring]-phosphatase 2, mitochondrial, with protein MMSRTVSSWILSSARSSIILQGKGRWYSICIPNRNKIKWKLIFSKTCPYPAGSCSLDRTFSFPKAFRHTSTEEEHFSFQLSPAQINDILRAGELSHRTLDLNGKNTNSVLRFESNQLASNSPIEDRRSAATCLQTAGMMFGVFDGHAGAACAQAVSERLLHYIAVSLMPRQSLEEIELAVEAMKPVRPILQWHKHPNDVEYHEITSQYFENLRVYWQHLLDLDTEPGFSLEEAMICAFKRLDSDISLEVQAPQENELMRNIALQVAFSGATACVAHIDGVHLHVANTGDCRAVLGVREEDGTWSTLPLTRDHNAYDEFEIRRMKREHPRSEEKTLFVNDRLLGILMPSRAFGDVQLKWSKELQHSILENSCDVEALNIYQYVPPNYHTPPYLTAEPEVTYHKLRSKDKFLVIASDGLWEMLSNEQVVKLVAGHLTELNMQKPPLTFKKPVNLGYMHNLLLQRKSKGLASLDQNTATHLIRHAIGSNEYGEVDPEKLAAMLTLPEDLARMYRDDITVTVVYFNSETIEDYYRSH; from the coding sequence ATGATGTCAAGAACTGTATCATCCTGGATTTTAAGCTCAGCCAGAAGCAGCATTATTTTACAAGGGAAAGGACGCTGGTACTCCATCTGTATCCCaaatagaaacaaaatcaaatggAAGCTTATTTTCTCCAAAACATGTCCCtaccctgctgggagctgcagcttaGACAGAACTTTCTCCTTTCCCAAAGCATTCCGGCACACTTCCACCGAAGaagagcatttttctttccagctgtcTCCGGCACAAATCAACGACATACTCAGAGCAGGCGAACTATCCCACAGAACACTGGATTTGAATGGCAAGAATACAAATTCCGTGCTGAGGTTTGAAAGCAACCAGCTGGCTTCCAACAGCCCCATAGAGGACCGGCGAAGCGCGGCCACGTGCCTGCAGACGGCGGGGATGATGTTCGGGGTGTTCGACGGCCACGCGGGCGCCGCCTGCGCCCAGGCCGTGAGCGAGAGGCTGCTGCACTACATCGCCGTGTCCCTCATGCCCCGCCAGAGCCTGGAGGAGATCGAGCTGGCTGTGGAGGCCATGAAACCAGTGCGGCCCATTCTGCAGTGGCACAAGCATCCCAACGATGTGGAGTACCACGAAATCACCTCGCAGTACTTTGAGAACCTGCGGGTTTACTGGCAGCACTTGCTGGACCTGGACACTGAGCCAGGGTTTAGTTTGGAGGAAGCCATGATTTGTGCATTCAAAAGGTTAGACTCAGACATATCACTGGAAGTTCAGGCTCCTCAGGAAAATGAGTTGATGAGAAATATTGCCCTGCAAGTAGCTTTTTCTGGTGCCACAGCCTGTGTAGCTCACATTGACGGTGTTCACCTACATGTGGCAAACACCGGTGATTGCAGAGCAGTTTTAGGGGTCCGTGAAGAAGACGGAACGTGGTCTACTCTCCCTCTAACCCGAGACCACAATGCCTACGATGAATTTGAAATTAGAAGAATGAAGCGAGAACATCCTAGATCTGAGGAGAAAACCCTATTTGTGAATGACAGATTACTGGGGATTCTCATGCCCTCCAGAGCTTTTGGAGATGTGCAATTAAAATGGAGTAAAGAATTGCAACACAGCATTCTCGAGAACAGCTGTGATGTTGAGGCTCTAAACATTTATCAGTACGTTCCTCCAAACTACCATACCCCCCCTTATTTAACTGCAGAGCCTGAAGTTACATACCACAAGTTAAGAAGCAAGGATAAGTTTCTCGTTATTGCTTCAGATGGGCTGTGGGAAATGCTGAGTAATGAGCAGGTTGTAAAACTTGTTGCTGGACACCTTACAGAGCTCAACATGCAGAAACCACCACTGACTTTTAAGAAACCAGTTAATCTGGGCTACATGCACAACTTGTTGCTGCAGAGGAAGAGCAAAGGCCTGGCCTCCTTGGACCAGAACACCGCCACCCATCTGATCCGGCACGCGATCGGCAGCAACGAGTACGGCGAGGTTGACCCAGAGAAGCTGGCTGCCATGCTGACCCTACCCGAGGACCTGGCCAGGATGTACAGGGACGACATCACTGTCACGGTGGTGTACTTCAACTCAGAAACTATTGAAGATTACTACAGGAGCCACTAG